The Oscillatoria sp. FACHB-1407 genome includes a region encoding these proteins:
- a CDS encoding spore photoproduct lyase family protein: protein MSIAIPTSTTIAPLQDSPQSDTHKTRLWMPEQVLVTPAALAEPWGQQILERVRSLNLPIQELPRNRLTGLRGESDRETYDISKRTLAIVTSAPSSLKLSPIPPSADWQFHIAEGCPAHCQYCYLAGSLQGPPVIRVFANLPQILENLANYEQAGKPTSYEVSCYTDPLGIEHLTGSLAECIRYFGTREDGYLRWVSKFDNVEPLLGLPHQGHTRCRMSVNAAPVSRRFEGGTASVSARLQALRRLALPVECGGGDYPVGLVIAPIMPMEDWEEHYTTLLDDISAALDFDCDLTVELISHRFTPGSKEVLNTWYPNSKLDMDESTRSVKRNKFGGTKYVYDADTMKQLRRFFEQEIARRFPTAQILYWT, encoded by the coding sequence TTGTCTATCGCGATACCAACCTCTACAACGATCGCCCCTCTACAAGATTCACCCCAGTCTGATACACACAAAACCCGGTTGTGGATGCCAGAGCAAGTCTTAGTGACTCCAGCCGCATTAGCCGAGCCGTGGGGACAGCAGATTTTAGAGCGAGTGCGATCGCTCAATTTGCCCATTCAAGAATTGCCCCGCAACCGATTGACGGGGTTACGCGGAGAGAGCGATCGCGAGACTTACGATATTTCTAAACGTACACTGGCGATCGTCACATCGGCTCCCAGCAGCCTCAAGCTTAGCCCCATTCCGCCATCGGCAGACTGGCAGTTCCACATTGCGGAGGGCTGCCCTGCCCATTGCCAGTATTGCTATCTGGCTGGGAGTTTGCAGGGTCCACCCGTGATCCGGGTCTTTGCTAACTTGCCGCAAATTCTTGAGAATTTAGCGAACTATGAGCAGGCAGGAAAGCCGACCTCCTATGAGGTGAGTTGTTACACTGACCCATTAGGAATTGAGCACTTGACGGGTAGCCTAGCCGAATGCATTCGCTACTTTGGCACTCGCGAGGATGGCTATCTACGATGGGTGTCTAAGTTTGACAATGTGGAGCCGCTGTTGGGCTTGCCTCACCAGGGTCATACCCGTTGTCGCATGAGTGTGAATGCTGCCCCCGTATCACGCCGCTTTGAAGGTGGCACTGCATCGGTTTCAGCCCGTCTGCAAGCCTTGCGTCGATTGGCGTTGCCTGTTGAGTGTGGTGGTGGTGACTATCCGGTGGGTCTGGTGATTGCTCCGATCATGCCGATGGAAGATTGGGAGGAGCACTACACCACCCTGCTAGATGACATCAGTGCGGCTCTAGATTTTGATTGTGACTTGACCGTTGAGTTGATTTCTCATCGCTTTACCCCTGGCTCTAAGGAGGTATTGAATACCTGGTATCCCAATAGCAAGCTAGATATGGACGAGTCCACTCGCAGTGTCAAGCGCAATAAGTTTGGGGGCACCAAGTATGTCTATGACGCAGACACGATGAAGCAATTGCGGCGTTTCTTTGAGCAAGAGATTGCTAGACGCTTTCCCACTGCTCAGATTTTGTATTGGACTTAG